A genomic window from Populus nigra chromosome 7, ddPopNigr1.1, whole genome shotgun sequence includes:
- the LOC133698707 gene encoding 17.3 kDa class I heat shock protein-like isoform X1 — MATIPSFFYNRRANSIFDPVSAFDVWDPLKDFPFTSPNSLISRENSAFVNTRIDWKETPEAHVFEADLPGLKKEEVKVEIGDDRLLQISGESNVEKEDKNDTWHRVERSCGKFLRRFRLPENAKTDEVKASMENGVLTVTVPKEDVKKPDIKAIEISGRMT; from the coding sequence atGGCAACGATTCCAAGCTTCTTTTACAACCGACGAGCCAACAGCATTTTCGACCCAGTCTCTGCATTCGATGTTTGGGATCCACTCAAAGACTTCCCTTTCACTTCCCCTAATTCACTCATCTCTCGTGAAAACTCAGCCTTTGTCAACACCCGCATTGATTGGAAAGAGACCCCAGAAGCCCATGTATTCGAGGCAGATCTTCCGGGGCTTAAAAAAGAGGAAGTGAAGGTTGAAATCGGAGATGACAGATTGCTTCAGATTAGCGGAGAGAGTAATGTGGAGAAGGAAGACAAGAACGATACATGGCATCGTGTGGAGCGTAGCTGTGGCAAGTTCTTGAGGAGGTTCAGGCTGCCTGAGAATGCGAAAACAGATGAGGTAAAGGCTTCTATGGAGAATGGGGTTCTTACTGTCACTGTGCCTAAAGAGGATGTCAAGAAACCTGATATCAAGGCTATTGAAATCTCTGGCCGAATGACATGA
- the LOC133699193 gene encoding 18.1 kDa class I heat shock protein-like, whose protein sequence is MAMIPSFFNNRRGGSIFDSFSAFDIWDPLKEFPFTSASNSLISRENSAFVNTRIDWKETPEAHVFKADLPGLKKEEVKVEIEDDRVLQISGERNVEKEDKNDTWHRVERSSGKFFRRFRLPENAKMDQVKASMENGVLTVTVPKEEIKKPDVKAIQITG, encoded by the coding sequence atggcAATGATTCCGAGCTTCTTTAACAACCGCCGAGGCGGCAGCATCTTCGACTCATTCTCCGCATTCGACATTTGGGATCCACTCAAAGAGTTCCCTTTCACTTCCGCCTCAAATTCTCTCATCTCTCGTGAAAATTCAGCCTTTGTCAACACCCGCATTGATTGGAAAGAGACACCAGAAGCCCATGTCTTCAAGGCAGATCTTCCAGGGCTTAAAAAAGAGGAAGTGAAGGTCGAAATTGAAGATGACAGGGTGCTTCAGATTAGCGGAGAAAGGAATGTGGAGAAGGAAGACAAGAACGATACATGGCATAGGGTGGAGCGAAGCAGTGGCAAGTTCTTCAGGAGGTTTAGGCTGCCTGAGAATGCAAAAATGGATCAGGTCAAGGCTTCTATGGAAAACGGAGTTCTTACCGTGACTGTGCCTAAAGAAGAGATCAAGAAACCTGATGTCAAGGCTATTCAAATTACTGGTTGA
- the LOC133698707 gene encoding 18.1 kDa class I heat shock protein-like isoform X2, protein MATIPSFFYNRRANSIFDPVSAFDVWDPLKDFPFTSPNSLISRENSAFVNTRIDWKETPEAHVFEADLPGLKKEEVKVEIGDDRLLQISGESNVEKEDKNDTWHRVERSCGKFLRRFRLPENAKTDEECI, encoded by the exons atGGCAACGATTCCAAGCTTCTTTTACAACCGACGAGCCAACAGCATTTTCGACCCAGTCTCTGCATTCGATGTTTGGGATCCACTCAAAGACTTCCCTTTCACTTCCCCTAATTCACTCATCTCTCGTGAAAACTCAGCCTTTGTCAACACCCGCATTGATTGGAAAGAGACCCCAGAAGCCCATGTATTCGAGGCAGATCTTCCGGGGCTTAAAAAAGAGGAAGTGAAGGTTGAAATCGGAGATGACAGATTGCTTCAGATTAGCGGAGAGAGTAATGTGGAGAAGGAAGACAAGAACGATACATGGCATCGTGTGGAGCGTAGCTGTGGCAAGTTCTTGAGGAGGTTCAGGCTGCCTGAGAATGCGAAAACAGATGAG GAATGTATATAG